The Macrobrachium rosenbergii isolate ZJJX-2024 chromosome 46, ASM4041242v1, whole genome shotgun sequence genome has a window encoding:
- the LOC136830098 gene encoding collagen alpha-2(I) chain-like, with translation MTIKQTKPQGSPTSALCRTPRGPMVQALPRPASPAWQEACLPPGKQPLRRIFPVKAAFREGFRGAPRGPSGKLPWGASGTLSLVWVQGRPPRTPQGPSASGPPRSASQPGKQPLRRIFPSQGCLQGKTSLGCLEAPQPCGSGPPQARFPSLAGNLPLSREAASEEDLPQSRLPPREGFPRAPRGPSALWFRPSPGPLPQPAWQETCLPSRKQPLRRIFPSQGCLQGKTSLGCLGAPQPCGSGPPQFRFPSLAGNLPPSREAASEEDLHQSRLPSREGFLGRLGVPQPCGSGPPRPASPAWEAASEEDLPQSRLPSSEDFPRVPRGPSALWFRPSPGPLPQPGKQPLGRIFPSQGCLQGKASLGRLGDPHPFGSGPPQARFPSLAGNLPPSREAASEEDLPLSRVP, from the exons atgacaataaaacaaacaaagccaCAAGGATCACCCACATCTGCCTTATGTAGGACGCCTCGGGGACCtatggttcaggccctccccaggccggcttccccagcctggcaggaagcctgcctccctccagggaagcagcctctgaggaggatcttcccagtcaaggctgccttcagGGAAGGCTTCCGTGGGGCGCCTCGGGGACCCTCAGGAAAGCTTCCCTGGGGTGCCTCAGGGACCCTCAGCCTAGTGTGGGTTCAGGGAAGGCCTCCTAGGACGCCTCAGGGACCCTCAGCCTCAGGCCCTCCCAGgtccgcttcccagcctg ggaagcagcctctgaggaggatcttccccagtcaaggctgccttcaagggaagacTTCCCTAGGGTGCCTCGaggcccctcagccttgtggttcgggccctccccaggcccgcttccccagcctggcaggaaacctgcctctctccagggaagcagcctctgaggaggatcttccccagtcaaggctgcctCCTAGGGAAGGCTTCCCTAGGGCGCCTCGGGgtccctcagccttgtggttcaggccctccccaggcccgcttccccagcctg cctggcaggaaacctgcctcccctccaggaagcagcctctgaggaggatcttccccagtcaaggctgccttcaagggaagacTTCCCTAGGGTGCCTcggggcccctcagccttgtggttcaggccctccccagttccgcttccccagcctggcaggaaacctccctccctccagggaagcagcctctgaggaggatcttcaccagtcaaggctgccttcaagggaaggcttcctaGGGCGCCTCGGGgtccctcagccttgtggttcaggccctcccaggcccgcttccccagcctg ggaagcagcctctgaggaggatcttccccagtcaaggctgccttcaagtgAAGACTTCCCTAGGGTGCCTcggggcccctcagccttgtggttcaggccctccccaggcccgcttccccagcctg ggaagcagcctctggggaggatcttccccagtcaaggctgccttcaagggaaggcttccctaGGGCGCCTCGGGGACCCTCACCCTtttggttcaggccctccccaggcccgcttccccagcctggcaggaaacctgcctccctccagggaagcagcctctgaggaggatcttcccctctCAAGGGTGCCCTAA